A single region of the Capsicum annuum cultivar UCD-10X-F1 unplaced genomic scaffold, UCD10Xv1.1 ctg42864, whole genome shotgun sequence genome encodes:
- the LOC124891990 gene encoding uncharacterized protein LOC124891990, with amino-acid sequence MANERLDRMVGQREQVVCPDTRQEEGRSSCELQGKNTIPYTPMNVECCVVASSGQVDVVADLPRLEVFESPYGDTLGDVRLREDQTLVVSTQALVDPLDDEIDSSCKNDLCPSSASPYNLNKVLLPIDKSTHPLVDPCANQGESTLVCELPTTSEDVNEDQLTHECIPLLEHMCGVLKKSQVSDGVYRVDLDGARDSLNILCGKSLASSFVHRDPMYGNVVNDGIYLFEVRLLGRVSLFLNVSLLLKVNVIRDCGSDILGERRANLGLDPWLLPFDPGTLPEYGNFYTFYLMLGQDDKQCLIVGANEGRKGSSLSLFC; translated from the exons ATggcaaatgaaaggttggatcgtatggtaggtcaaagggagCAAGTGGTCTGCCCGGACACACGTCAAGAGGAAGgccgtagctcatgtgagctacaaggtaaaaatactattccctacactcctatgaacgtagaatgttgtgttgtggctagtagtggccaagtGGATGTAGTTGCGGATTTACCTAGACTAGAGGTGTTTGAGTCTCCCtatggtgatactcttggtgatgttaggttacgcgaggaccaaactcttgttgtaagtacgcaagcactagttgatcctttagatgacgaaattgattcttcttgtaagaatgatttatgtccatctagtgctagccctTATAACTTGAACAAGGTTCTATTACCAATTGACAAGAGTACTCAcccactagttgacccttgtgcgaaccaaggtgagtctacgttggtatgtgagttgccaacaactagtgaggatgtgaatgaagatcaacttactcatgaatgtattccactacttgagcatatgtgtggtgtgcttaaaaaatctcaagttagtgatg GTGTTTATAGAGTTGATCTTGATGGTGCacgtgactctttgaacatcttgtgtggtaaaagccttgctagtagttttgttcatagagatccTATGTATGGAAATGTTGTAAATGATGGCATATATCTTTTTGAGGTAAGACTTCTAGGTCGTGTCTCTCTATTCTTGAATGTTAGTCTTCTCTTAAAGGTAAATGTCATCCGTGAttgtgggagtgacattctaggggaaaGAAGGGCTAACCTCGGCTTAGACCCTTGGCTACTTCCATTTGACCCCGGCACCCTCCCAGAATATGGGAATTTCTACACTTTCtacttgatgcttggtcaagacgacaagCAATGTTTGATTGTGGGTGCTAATGAAGGAAGGAAAGGTTCTTCCTTGTctcttttttgttga